The following proteins come from a genomic window of Corallococcus sp. NCRR:
- the def gene encoding peptide deformylase, translated as MARDIVIWPHKVLTTATQPVTDFGPALETLLQEMSEAMAEAKGIGIAANQVGVALRVAIVGREDGTQFEIVNPQLLSKEGSVKYEEGCLSVPDVWEKCPRVERVKVRYQDKTAQWHELEADGRLAHVLQHEIDHLDGHVFVDHLSSLKRTLILDRMKKLQKSLARRKEEPAEDKGPKRS; from the coding sequence ATGGCTCGCGACATCGTCATCTGGCCCCACAAGGTACTCACCACCGCCACCCAGCCCGTGACCGACTTCGGCCCGGCGCTCGAAACGCTCCTCCAGGAGATGTCGGAGGCCATGGCGGAAGCCAAGGGCATCGGCATCGCGGCCAACCAGGTGGGAGTCGCCCTGCGCGTCGCCATCGTCGGCCGCGAGGACGGCACCCAGTTCGAAATCGTGAACCCCCAGCTGCTCTCGAAGGAGGGGAGCGTGAAGTACGAGGAGGGCTGCCTCTCCGTGCCGGACGTCTGGGAGAAGTGCCCCCGCGTCGAGCGCGTGAAGGTCCGCTACCAGGACAAGACGGCCCAGTGGCACGAACTGGAGGCGGACGGGCGGCTCGCGCACGTGCTCCAGCACGAAATCGACCACCTGGACGGCCACGTCTTCGTGGACCACCTCTCCAGCCTGAAGCGCACCCTCATCCTGGACCGGATGAAGAAGCTGCAGAAGTCGCTCGCGCGCCGGAAGGAAGAGCCCGCGGAAGACAAGGGTCCGAAGCGCTCCTGA
- a CDS encoding nuclear transport factor 2 family protein, which produces MHPHSQLITDFYTAFQRRDADGMAACYHPDVEFNDAVFQGLRYAGVTSMWRMLLERGKDLELEFSQVQADDRTGSAHWDARYTFSQTGRKVLNRIDATFEFKDGKIVRHTDRFPFWTWSRQALGPVGWALGWTPLLQNKVRAQGAAGLRKYMKERGVQGQ; this is translated from the coding sequence ATGCACCCGCACTCCCAGCTCATCACTGACTTCTATACGGCCTTCCAACGGCGCGACGCGGACGGCATGGCCGCCTGCTACCACCCGGACGTGGAGTTCAACGACGCCGTGTTCCAGGGCCTTCGCTACGCGGGGGTCACCTCCATGTGGCGCATGCTGCTGGAGCGCGGCAAGGACCTGGAGCTCGAGTTCAGCCAGGTCCAGGCCGATGACCGCACCGGCAGCGCCCACTGGGATGCGCGCTACACCTTCAGCCAGACGGGCCGGAAGGTGCTCAACCGCATCGACGCGACCTTCGAGTTCAAGGACGGGAAGATTGTCCGCCACACCGACCGGTTCCCGTTCTGGACCTGGTCGCGCCAGGCGCTGGGGCCAGTGGGGTGGGCGCTCGGGTGGACGCCGCTTTTGCAGAACAAGGTGCGCGCCCAGGGCGCCGCCGGCCTGCGCAAGTACATGAAGGAGCGCGGCGTTCAGGGACAGTGA
- a CDS encoding DUF2378 family protein: protein MSEQRKEVAVLEPAIAQDLEKRLSVATPDDTARGMFFNGALNAVRILGGDAAVEKCLAVVPEKKFVDFFNYPVAGFLKLSFTGAQLMGPQLGGFDAMLRKMGTQATTDFLSSAAGKTLLLLAGDSPKRLVSNLPTGYRAAVSYGDRSVEWSSDRAGKLMMKRDFMPPAYHEGVLQAVIEALGARGVQVKGRQTGPVDTEYALSWQ, encoded by the coding sequence ATGAGTGAGCAGCGCAAGGAAGTCGCGGTCCTGGAGCCGGCCATCGCCCAGGACCTGGAGAAGCGCCTGTCCGTGGCGACCCCCGACGACACGGCCCGAGGCATGTTCTTCAACGGCGCGTTGAACGCGGTGCGCATCCTGGGCGGCGACGCCGCGGTGGAGAAATGCCTGGCGGTGGTGCCGGAGAAGAAGTTCGTGGACTTCTTCAACTACCCGGTGGCGGGCTTCCTGAAGCTGTCCTTCACGGGCGCGCAGTTGATGGGCCCGCAGCTGGGCGGCTTCGACGCGATGTTGCGCAAGATGGGCACGCAGGCGACCACGGACTTCCTGTCGTCGGCGGCGGGCAAGACGCTGCTCCTGCTCGCGGGTGACAGCCCCAAGCGGCTGGTGTCGAACCTGCCCACGGGCTACCGCGCGGCGGTGAGCTACGGCGATCGCTCCGTGGAGTGGTCCAGCGACCGCGCGGGCAAGCTCATGATGAAGCGGGACTTCATGCCGCCCGCGTACCACGAAGGCGTGCTCCAGGCGGTCATCGAGGCACTCGGTGCCCGAGGCGTCCAGGTGAAGGGCCGCCAGACGGGCCCGGTGGACACGGAGTACGCGCTGTCCTGGCAGTGA
- a CDS encoding 3-oxoacyl-ACP synthase III family protein, which yields MTERVCVVGAGSFVPARTISNERIAKAIPGWSAARIEEKIGIKERRFLWDFDDETGRAIPPPDDVMGRFYPATNTDMCEVSLRQALSRGGVEAKELDALFVVTCTPDAPHFNHDAMALHERLGLREDAFALVVDDGCGGTPYVLDLVRKMMEGGRFRTVAVVASAFTSPLLNREVYTDELPPTPGRPKALNAYLSMYVFGDGAGAVVLRNQEVPEDGPGILSSFSGNAYAELVARRGGGMLKLPYQPGRTRPAEMAFVVDGFKVARSYPEYMQKCLNAVLTPTVREQVKRYYFHQPNKRVMDSFVARAGLPKESVACNVDRIGNTSAAGMLILLADDLEQGRVALGSGDLVVVAAVGANVHYGAQLVRL from the coding sequence ATGACCGAACGGGTGTGTGTGGTGGGCGCGGGTTCGTTCGTCCCAGCACGGACCATCTCCAACGAGCGGATCGCGAAGGCGATCCCCGGCTGGTCGGCCGCCCGCATCGAAGAGAAGATTGGCATCAAGGAGCGCCGCTTCCTCTGGGACTTCGACGACGAGACGGGCCGCGCCATCCCGCCGCCGGACGACGTGATGGGGCGCTTCTACCCGGCGACGAACACGGACATGTGCGAGGTGTCGCTGCGCCAGGCCCTCTCCCGCGGCGGCGTGGAGGCGAAGGAGCTGGACGCGCTCTTCGTGGTGACTTGCACCCCGGATGCGCCGCACTTCAACCACGACGCCATGGCGCTGCATGAGCGGCTGGGTCTGCGCGAGGACGCCTTCGCGCTGGTGGTGGACGACGGCTGCGGCGGCACGCCCTACGTGCTGGACCTGGTGCGCAAGATGATGGAGGGCGGCCGCTTCCGCACGGTGGCGGTGGTGGCCTCGGCGTTCACCTCGCCGCTGCTCAACCGGGAGGTCTACACGGACGAGCTGCCGCCCACGCCGGGCCGCCCCAAGGCGCTCAACGCCTACCTGTCCATGTATGTCTTCGGAGACGGCGCGGGCGCGGTGGTGCTGCGCAACCAGGAGGTCCCCGAGGACGGTCCGGGCATCCTCTCCTCGTTCTCCGGCAACGCGTACGCGGAGCTCGTCGCGCGCCGGGGCGGCGGCATGCTGAAGCTGCCCTACCAGCCGGGTCGCACGCGCCCGGCCGAGATGGCCTTCGTGGTGGACGGCTTCAAGGTCGCGCGCAGCTACCCGGAGTACATGCAGAAGTGCCTGAACGCGGTGCTTACGCCCACGGTGCGTGAACAGGTGAAGCGCTATTACTTCCACCAGCCCAACAAGCGGGTGATGGACTCGTTCGTGGCCCGCGCGGGCCTGCCGAAGGAGTCGGTGGCCTGCAACGTGGATCGCATTGGCAATACTTCCGCGGCCGGGATGTTGATTCTCCTAGCGGACGATTTGGAGCAGGGTCGCGTTGCACTCGGCAGTGGGGACCTGGTGGTGGTGGCGGCTGTCGGTGCCAACGTCCATTATGGGGCCCAGCTCGTGCGGCTGTAG
- a CDS encoding vegetative protein — translation MVRRELQLQLAPVQKAVARMAKGLDALDALRAVTDRLAPLSSRLGAVAGVRTPTLAPEPVARRRPGRPPKATPAAKAAPVKAAPTAKTPAAKAAPVKAPAAKSPGRPPKAAAAEGNEACAVVGCKRQSRSKGYCSAHYQKLRLLIRTGRRPDAWVDGAKPQSVPDVTLPRGRAGSQALKETAKPAAPVAPPKPKAWLRKKGSSGGMVSLT, via the coding sequence ATGGTCCGCCGCGAGTTGCAACTGCAACTGGCTCCCGTTCAGAAGGCCGTGGCCCGTATGGCCAAGGGGCTGGATGCGTTGGATGCGCTGCGCGCGGTGACCGACCGCCTGGCGCCGCTGTCCAGCCGCCTGGGAGCCGTCGCGGGCGTGCGCACGCCCACGCTGGCGCCGGAGCCGGTGGCCCGCCGCCGTCCGGGCCGTCCGCCGAAGGCCACGCCCGCCGCGAAGGCCGCGCCCGTGAAGGCCGCGCCCACCGCGAAGACGCCCGCCGCGAAGGCCGCGCCCGTGAAGGCGCCCGCCGCGAAGTCTCCGGGCCGCCCGCCGAAGGCCGCCGCCGCGGAAGGCAACGAGGCCTGCGCCGTCGTTGGCTGCAAGCGCCAGAGCCGCTCCAAGGGCTACTGCTCGGCGCACTACCAGAAGCTGCGCCTGCTCATCCGCACGGGCCGCCGCCCGGACGCGTGGGTGGATGGCGCGAAGCCGCAGTCGGTCCCGGACGTCACGCTGCCGCGCGGTCGCGCGGGCAGCCAGGCGCTGAAGGAAACGGCGAAGCCGGCCGCGCCCGTGGCGCCGCCCAAGCCCAAGGCGTGGTTGCGCAAGAAGGGCTCCAGCGGCGGCATGGTGTCGCTGACCTGA
- a CDS encoding AAA family ATPase, whose protein sequence is MTPVPTPVRFRGTDSYLTSEGLQAAVNCALTLQRPLLVKGEPGTGKTLLAEAIAQGLGLKLLTWHVKSTTRAQDGLYVYDTVQRLYDSRFGDGDVRDIRRYIRMGPLGEAFAAPERVVLLIDEVDKADLEFPNDLLHELDRMRFRISETNDEVVAKHRPVVLITSNNEKELPDAFLRRCVFHFIDFPERELMQRIVDVHHPGLDSALADQALKVFYELRAMTRLRKRPSTSELIDWISVLKANGVVELKLEEQLPFLGALLKKEQDLVAVAEAFGRGRRTRA, encoded by the coding sequence ATGACTCCGGTTCCCACTCCCGTTCGCTTCCGCGGCACCGACTCCTACCTCACGAGCGAGGGCCTGCAGGCGGCCGTCAACTGCGCCCTCACGCTCCAGCGGCCCCTGCTGGTCAAGGGCGAGCCCGGCACGGGCAAGACGCTGCTGGCGGAAGCGATTGCCCAGGGACTGGGATTGAAGCTGCTCACCTGGCACGTGAAGAGCACCACGCGCGCGCAGGACGGCTTGTATGTCTACGACACCGTGCAGCGGTTGTATGACTCGCGCTTCGGGGACGGGGACGTGCGAGACATCCGGCGATACATCCGCATGGGGCCGCTGGGCGAGGCGTTCGCCGCTCCGGAGCGCGTGGTGTTGCTCATCGACGAGGTGGACAAGGCGGACCTGGAGTTCCCCAACGACCTGCTCCACGAGCTGGACCGGATGCGCTTCCGCATCTCCGAGACCAACGACGAGGTGGTGGCGAAGCACCGCCCCGTGGTGCTCATCACCAGCAACAACGAGAAGGAATTGCCTGACGCGTTCCTGCGCCGGTGCGTGTTCCATTTCATCGACTTCCCGGAGCGCGAGCTCATGCAGCGCATCGTGGACGTGCACCACCCGGGGCTGGACAGCGCGCTGGCGGACCAGGCGCTCAAGGTCTTCTACGAGCTGCGCGCGATGACGCGTCTGCGCAAGCGGCCGTCCACGAGCGAGCTCATCGACTGGATTTCGGTGCTCAAGGCCAACGGCGTGGTGGAGCTGAAGCTGGAGGAGCAGCTGCCGTTCCTGGGCGCGCTGCTCAAGAAGGAGCAGGACCTGGTGGCGGTGGCGGAAGCCTTCGGACGCGGCCGGCGGACGCGCGCTTAA
- a CDS encoding vWA domain-containing protein translates to MFLPFFYELRKRGVKVGAQEALALAGALKAGLHDSSLDGFYHVARALLVHSETQLDAFDQAFLSHFQGVASDALKLTEELLSWLEEAKERTDLSPEELALLEQWDPEELRRQLEQRLKEQTERHDGGTRWVGTGGASAFGNNGAARQGVRIGGTGGRQGQALWQAGARKYAGYRDDLVLDTRQMAVALRKLRAFAREGVAEELDVDESIAATAKNAGELEVVTRPPRRPNTRVVLCMDVGGSMDPYAHLVSRLFSVASQATHFKELRTYYFHNCVYGKLYATPQLTGGITVPELTAQVGRHHKLVMVGDASMAPYELGIRTDANGQYRQEGLEGLTWLMQLAQHFERNVWLNPEPRGSWRSGTIAVIANVFPMFALTVEGLGEAVNHLTRGKTPRGAMARR, encoded by the coding sequence ATGTTCCTGCCGTTCTTCTACGAGCTGCGAAAGCGCGGGGTGAAGGTGGGCGCGCAGGAGGCGCTCGCCCTGGCCGGGGCGCTGAAGGCCGGGCTGCATGACAGCAGCCTGGATGGGTTCTACCACGTGGCTCGCGCGCTCCTGGTGCACTCGGAGACGCAGCTGGATGCCTTTGACCAGGCGTTCCTGTCTCACTTCCAGGGCGTCGCCTCCGACGCGCTGAAGCTCACCGAGGAGCTGCTGTCCTGGCTGGAGGAGGCCAAGGAGCGCACCGACCTGAGCCCGGAGGAGCTGGCGCTCCTGGAGCAGTGGGATCCGGAGGAGCTGCGGCGGCAATTGGAGCAGCGGCTGAAGGAGCAGACCGAGCGCCACGACGGCGGCACGCGCTGGGTAGGCACGGGCGGCGCGTCTGCCTTTGGCAACAACGGCGCGGCCCGGCAGGGCGTGCGCATTGGCGGCACGGGCGGGCGTCAGGGCCAGGCGCTGTGGCAGGCCGGGGCGCGCAAGTACGCGGGCTACCGCGACGACCTGGTGCTGGACACGCGGCAGATGGCGGTGGCGCTGCGCAAGCTGCGGGCCTTCGCGCGCGAGGGCGTGGCGGAGGAGCTGGACGTGGACGAGAGCATCGCCGCCACCGCGAAGAACGCGGGGGAGCTGGAGGTGGTGACGCGTCCGCCGCGCAGGCCCAACACGCGCGTGGTGCTGTGCATGGACGTGGGCGGTTCCATGGACCCGTACGCGCACCTGGTGAGCCGGCTGTTCAGCGTGGCCAGCCAGGCCACGCACTTCAAGGAGCTGCGCACCTACTACTTCCACAACTGCGTCTACGGGAAGCTGTACGCCACGCCGCAGCTGACGGGCGGCATCACCGTGCCGGAGCTCACCGCGCAGGTGGGAAGACATCACAAGCTGGTGATGGTGGGCGATGCGTCCATGGCCCCGTATGAGCTGGGCATCCGCACGGATGCGAATGGCCAGTACCGCCAGGAGGGGCTGGAAGGGCTCACGTGGCTGATGCAACTGGCGCAGCACTTCGAGCGCAACGTGTGGCTCAACCCGGAGCCTCGCGGGTCGTGGCGCTCGGGGACCATCGCGGTCATCGCCAATGTGTTCCCCATGTTCGCCCTCACCGTGGAAGGGCTGGGTGAGGCGGTGAACCACCTGACCCGGGGGAAGACGCCCCGGGGCGCGATGGCTCGGCGGTAG
- a CDS encoding helix-turn-helix domain-containing protein: MDRLAVFAETDEITPEVLSELPGRPSQGAAREDPMKELVRTVLRMPDAGDKLERLEQEMITEAMSLADGNKSAAARLLGVHRKAIERRLGRKEDEPISGPEQ, from the coding sequence GTGGACCGGTTGGCGGTGTTCGCCGAGACGGACGAAATCACGCCCGAGGTCCTCTCCGAGCTGCCGGGCCGTCCCAGCCAGGGCGCCGCGCGTGAGGACCCCATGAAGGAACTCGTGCGAACGGTGCTGAGGATGCCCGACGCGGGAGACAAGCTGGAGCGCCTGGAGCAGGAGATGATCACCGAAGCCATGTCGCTCGCCGATGGCAACAAGAGCGCCGCCGCGAGACTGCTGGGCGTGCACCGCAAGGCCATCGAGCGGCGCCTGGGCCGGAAGGAGGACGAACCCATCTCCGGCCCGGAGCAATGA
- a CDS encoding sigma 54-interacting transcriptional regulator yields MVGSSAAHQRLLSLVRRVALSDRPVLVLGPTGAGKEGAVRALHALGPRPDAPLLEINCGAIPEQLMESQLFGHERGAFTGAERRQDGLMKAVGQGTLFLDEIAELPLSLQAKLLRVLEAGHFRPIGATAEQAFQGRVAAATHADLEELVRQRKFREDLYFRLNVLEVRVPSLEERREDIPALLAHFVQQQRRPLRFSAEAVDQLTRWPGPATCASCATSWTGWRCSPRRTKSRPRSSPSCRAVPARAPRVRTP; encoded by the coding sequence ATGGTGGGAAGCTCCGCCGCGCACCAGCGCCTGCTCTCCCTGGTGCGCAGGGTGGCGCTATCGGACCGCCCCGTCCTCGTCCTGGGCCCCACGGGAGCCGGAAAGGAAGGCGCGGTCCGAGCACTGCACGCCCTGGGGCCCCGGCCAGACGCGCCGCTCCTGGAGATCAACTGTGGCGCCATCCCCGAACAGCTCATGGAGTCACAGCTCTTCGGTCACGAGCGGGGAGCCTTCACCGGAGCGGAGCGGCGGCAGGACGGCCTGATGAAGGCGGTGGGGCAGGGGACGCTCTTCCTGGACGAAATCGCGGAGCTACCGCTGAGCCTCCAGGCCAAGCTCCTGCGAGTCCTGGAGGCCGGGCACTTCCGCCCCATCGGAGCGACGGCGGAGCAGGCCTTCCAGGGCCGGGTGGCGGCCGCGACGCACGCGGACCTGGAGGAACTGGTGCGGCAGCGGAAGTTCCGCGAGGACCTCTACTTCCGGCTCAACGTGCTGGAGGTCCGCGTGCCGTCCCTGGAGGAGCGGCGCGAGGACATCCCCGCGCTGCTCGCCCACTTCGTCCAGCAGCAGCGGCGCCCCCTGCGCTTCTCCGCGGAGGCCGTGGACCAGCTCACGCGATGGCCTGGCCCGGCAACGTGCGCCAGCTGCGCAACCTCGTGGACCGGTTGGCGGTGTTCGCCGAGACGGACGAAATCACGCCCGAGGTCCTCTCCGAGCTGCCGGGCCGTCCCAGCCAGGGCGCCGCGCGTGAGGACCCCATGA
- a CDS encoding sensor histidine kinase: MTSGVTRSRWWTVLLLAILGVGLSAAVAWRVSTTLGTPFASLLVDPYGAFSSVYLPTWSEGLRMPLRHPDLLVACEGAPVDGDVAKSGLPGTQLRACVQEAERQGRAHVALTFLRRGGERLTLNQPLRHFGAEEGLFLFGVYALVGGFLLWSGLLVLLLAGRRDGALAYGVLCISSHVFLLTLFDYHTQATFMPLFIVSRLGTAVGSVWLGYAFPERPMRLRRVWLTALWMLAVAAVLAAAWLLIAPGLGLDTARVRHWVDVASQGSLLVCGVAILVRLKGSTGRARAELLAAAWGLAALPVVLAVIVFSGRGFYLVVPCFIALLPLSIGYGLIRHNVLAVTAVLTRRLLAIPLVLAGLLAASFAWLATRRFLDVSTVSQALPLLVAFATFLALVLLGRPLVVRLFFPATLQFRPTVEQLSDELSAPREPGALRDTLERVVRRWLPTGQVQVLDLGEWSTVEHLPENAQVTLQAGTHLWTQEGPWHRKLLVPMRSSGELRGVLLLAPKHQAALYTNADLELLHTIASLGGVALHNAQVLQELDVLRQAQVGAAHEEKRLALAVLSAEISHEIAYPLNFFRHLLRQGGQSQPLEAEDVDIGREELERLERMLGSLRRLSLPPPRVEPVAVLPRARRALDLIRDQVQARRINVTVDVPESLQLLAEPDAMVQLFANLLRNAVQAAGDGGQVGVRAWEEGPEQLLEVWDSGPGIPEAAKDTLFDPWMTTRKEGLGLGLSVTQRIVRRFGWNIAVHREQGRTCFRIHARRLADPRSLESA; the protein is encoded by the coding sequence ATGACGTCTGGCGTGACGCGCAGCCGGTGGTGGACCGTCCTCCTCCTCGCCATCCTGGGCGTGGGGCTGAGCGCGGCAGTGGCATGGCGGGTGTCGACCACGCTCGGCACTCCCTTCGCCTCGCTTCTGGTGGACCCCTACGGAGCCTTCTCCTCCGTCTACCTGCCCACGTGGAGCGAGGGCCTCCGGATGCCCTTGCGCCACCCGGACCTCCTCGTGGCTTGTGAGGGGGCTCCCGTGGACGGAGACGTCGCGAAGTCAGGGCTGCCCGGAACGCAGCTGCGCGCCTGTGTCCAGGAGGCCGAACGTCAGGGCCGCGCGCACGTGGCCCTGACGTTCCTCCGACGAGGAGGCGAACGCCTCACCCTGAACCAACCCCTGCGCCACTTCGGAGCGGAAGAAGGCCTGTTCCTCTTCGGGGTCTACGCCCTGGTGGGCGGCTTCCTGCTGTGGTCCGGCTTGCTGGTGTTGCTGCTCGCGGGCCGGAGGGACGGAGCGTTGGCCTACGGCGTGCTGTGCATCTCCAGCCATGTCTTCCTGCTCACGCTGTTCGACTATCACACGCAAGCCACCTTCATGCCGCTCTTCATCGTGTCGCGTCTGGGGACGGCGGTGGGCAGTGTGTGGTTGGGTTACGCCTTCCCGGAGCGGCCCATGCGCTTGCGTCGCGTCTGGCTGACCGCGCTGTGGATGCTGGCGGTGGCGGCCGTGCTCGCGGCGGCGTGGCTCCTCATCGCGCCAGGCCTGGGCTTGGACACGGCCCGGGTCCGCCACTGGGTGGACGTCGCGTCCCAGGGCTCGCTGCTGGTCTGCGGCGTGGCCATTCTCGTCCGCCTCAAGGGCAGCACTGGACGCGCGCGGGCGGAGTTGCTCGCGGCGGCCTGGGGGCTCGCCGCGCTCCCGGTCGTGCTCGCGGTGATTGTGTTCTCCGGCCGGGGCTTCTACCTGGTGGTGCCCTGCTTCATCGCGCTGCTGCCGCTGTCCATCGGCTACGGCCTCATCCGGCACAACGTGCTGGCGGTGACGGCGGTGCTCACGCGGCGCCTGCTGGCCATTCCCCTGGTGCTGGCGGGACTGCTCGCGGCCTCCTTCGCCTGGCTCGCGACGCGGCGGTTCCTGGATGTCTCCACGGTGTCGCAGGCACTGCCGCTGCTGGTCGCGTTCGCTACCTTCCTGGCCCTGGTCTTGCTCGGAAGACCGCTCGTGGTCCGACTCTTCTTCCCCGCCACCCTCCAGTTCCGCCCCACCGTGGAACAGCTCAGCGACGAGCTGTCCGCCCCGCGTGAGCCCGGCGCCCTCCGGGACACGTTGGAGCGCGTCGTCCGGCGCTGGTTGCCCACGGGGCAGGTCCAGGTCCTCGACCTGGGAGAATGGTCGACGGTGGAGCACCTGCCAGAGAATGCGCAGGTCACCCTTCAAGCGGGCACGCACCTGTGGACGCAGGAGGGTCCCTGGCACCGGAAGCTCCTCGTCCCCATGCGCTCATCCGGAGAACTGCGAGGCGTCTTGCTGCTGGCCCCCAAGCATCAGGCCGCGCTCTACACGAACGCGGACCTGGAGTTGCTCCACACCATCGCCAGCCTGGGCGGAGTGGCGCTGCACAACGCTCAGGTCCTCCAGGAGCTGGACGTACTCCGCCAGGCCCAGGTGGGCGCGGCGCACGAGGAGAAGCGGCTCGCCCTCGCGGTGCTGAGCGCGGAGATCTCCCACGAGATCGCCTATCCGCTGAACTTCTTCCGCCACCTGCTCCGCCAGGGAGGCCAATCCCAGCCACTGGAAGCCGAGGACGTCGACATCGGCCGGGAGGAGCTCGAGCGGCTGGAGCGCATGCTCGGTTCCCTGCGCCGGCTGTCGCTGCCTCCGCCTCGCGTGGAGCCGGTGGCGGTACTTCCCCGAGCCCGCCGAGCCCTGGACCTCATCCGCGACCAGGTCCAGGCAAGGCGCATCAACGTCACGGTCGACGTCCCCGAATCGCTGCAATTGTTGGCGGAGCCGGATGCCATGGTGCAGCTCTTCGCCAACCTCCTGCGCAACGCCGTCCAGGCGGCGGGGGACGGAGGACAGGTGGGAGTGCGTGCCTGGGAGGAGGGCCCGGAGCAGCTCCTGGAGGTCTGGGATTCGGGTCCGGGCATCCCGGAGGCCGCGAAGGACACACTGTTCGATCCCTGGATGACAACGCGCAAGGAAGGGCTGGGACTGGGCCTGTCCGTCACGCAGCGAATCGTGCGGCGCTTCGGTTGGAACATCGCCGTCCATCGCGAGCAGGGACGCACCTGTTTCCGCATCCACGCCCGCCGCCTCGCGGACCCTCGTTCGCTGGAGAGTGCATGA